Genomic DNA from Streptococcus uberis:
CTGGATTAGAAGGTCCTGGTCATGCTCACTTGCAAGGTGTTGGTGCTTTGAACTTACAAAGTATGGATCCAGAAAATCAAGAAGCAGGACATCAAGTTGCAGAATTGTTAACAGAGGCTAAACTTTTTGCCACATATGATGAAAATGTGGTGCCAAACATCTGGAGAAAAGCATGTGTTAATGGAACAATGAATTCGACTTGTGCCTTATTGGACTGCACAATTGGTGAATTATTTGCCAGTGAAGACGGTTTGAAAATGGTTCATGAAATTATTCATGAATTTGTTACTGTTGGAAAAGCTGAAGGTGTAGAACTTAACGAAGAAGAAATTACAAAATATGTTATGGATACATCGGTGAAAGCTGCGCATCACTACCCATCAATGCATCAAGACCTTGTGCAGAATCATCGTTTAACAGAAATTGACTTTATCAACGGGGCAGTTAATACTAAAGGGCAACAATTAGGAATTGACACTCCATATTGTCGATTGATTACACAATTAATCCATGCCAAAGAAGACATTTTAAAAATAAAATAAGAAAGAAGAGTCGAAAGACTCTTTTTTTTTAGGGTAAATGAAAGAAAATGATAGATTGTGCTTGACTTTGGAAGATAAAAACGTATAATATAGTTGTAACCGATTTCAGAAAGAGGTGATACTATCTTAAAATCGAAACGTAAAAAACTAATCATGGAAAGAATCACTAAAGAAAATTATGTAGCTTTAGATGATTTAATGATTATGTTAGACTCCTCTGAATCAACAGTTCGAAGAGACTTAGATGAACTTGAAATGGAAAACAAACTGCATCGTGTACATGGTGGAGCAGAACTGAGTCATTCCCTTCAAGAAGAACTTTCCAACAAGGAAAAATCTGTCAAAAACAGTCAATCGAAAGAAAAAATTGCTCAGAAGGCTTCTGACTACATTAAGGATGAAGACATCATATTTATTGATGCAGGAACGACTACGGAATTCTTAATTCCCAAGATTGGGCAAAAAAATATTACAGTCGTGACCAATTCCATCCATCATGCTTCCAAACTGGTTGATATGAATGTTAAAACGATTATCATTGGAGGATTTGTTAAGCGAACGACAGATGCAAGCATTGGAAATGTCGCTCTAGAACAAATTCGAAGAATGAATTTTGATTTGGCTTTTTTAGGAATGAATGGTATTGATGCTCAGCATTTAACGACACCTGATATTGAGGAAGCTGTCATTAAAGAAGCTGTTTTAAAGAATGCCAAAACGACTTTCATTTTGGCAGATGCTACAAAGATTGGCCATGTTTCCTTTATTAAGGTAGCCCCTATTGATGATGTCGTTATTCTAACGGAAGCGTCTTCATCGGCACTTCTTAAAAAAATTAAGGAAAAAGCAAAGGTGATTGAAGTATGATTTACACAGTAACATTGAATCCTTCAATTGATTTTATCGTCCGTATCGACCATCTAGAGACAGGTTCTGTCAATAGAATGGCAAGTGATGATAAATTCGCAGGAGGTAAAGGTATTAATGTGAGTCGTGTTTTACAACGACTCGGCATAGAGAATACTGCAACAGGTTTCTTAGGTGGCTTTACAGGAAAATTTATTGAGGACAACTTAAAAGCAGAAGGAGTTCACACACAATTTGTTTCTGTTAAAGATGATACACGAATCAATGTCAAAATAAAATCCGAAGAAGAGACTGAAATTAATGGTCGCGGACCAGAAATTTTGGATAATGATCTAGAGTCACTCAAAGCTATACTTTCGTCGTTAAGTATTGAGGATACCGTTGTTTTTGCAGGATCTGCTCCTTCCAACATAGGGAATCAGGTTTATAATCAACTCATTCCGTTTGTTAGAGAAACTGGTGCAGAAGTTGTTTGCGATTTTGAAGGCCAAACATTGCTAGATTCTTTATCCTATCAACCATTGCTTGTTAAACCGAACAATCATGAGTTAGAAGCTATTTTTGATGTCACTATTGAAGGTTTAGATGATGTTGAAAAATATGGTCGAAAACTGTTAGAAATGGGAGCACAAAATGTCATTATTTCAATGGCAGGAGATGGCGCTCTGTTAGTGACTAAAGATTCCACTTACTTTGCTAAACCAATCAAAGGAATTGTAAAAAACTCTGTTGGCGCTGGTGATTCGATGGTAGCTGGTTTTACAGGAAAATTTGTAACAACAAAAGAACCAGTTGAAGCTTTGAAATGGGGAGTTGCTTGTGGTACCTCTACAGCATTCTCTGATGATTTAGCAACAATTGATTTTATTAAAGAAACATATCAAAAAGTTGAGGTAGAAAAAAGATGAAAATTCAAGATTTATTAAAAAAAGACTTGATGTTACTTGATTTACAGGCAACTTCTAAAGAAGCTGCAATTGATGAGATGATTTCTCGCTTAGTCTCTAAGAATGTCGTCTCAGATTTTGATACCTTTAAAAAAGGTATTATGGCACGTGAAGCTCAAACATCAACAGGTTTGGGTGATGGCATTGCCATGCCCCACAGTAAAAATGCAGCTGTTCGTGAAGCAAGTGTTTTATTTGCAAAATCTAATAATGGAGTTGACTATGAATCCTTAGATGGTCAACCAACAGACTTGTTCTTCATGATTGCTGCACCAGACGGTGCTAATGATACCCACCTAGCAGCTTTGGCACAATTATCACAATATCTATTAAAAGACGGTTTTGCAGATAAGTTAAGACAAGCAACTTCTGCTGATGAAGTCATTACTGCTTTTGACGCAACTGAAGAAAAGAAAGAAGAAGTTTCAACTTCTCTTGGAAAAGATTTTATTGTTGCTGTTACAGCTTGTACTACTGGGATTGCTCATACTTATATGGCAGAAGAGGCTTTGAAAAAACAAGCTGCAGCAATGGGTGTTGGCATTAAAGTAGAAACAAATGGTGCATCTGGTGTAGCCAATCGTTTGACGGCTGAAGATATTAAAAATGCAAAAGGTGTCATTATTGCAGCAGATAAAGCGGTTGAAATGGATCGTTTTGATGGAAAACCATTGATTTCACGCCCTGTAGCTGATGGTATTAAGAAAAGTGAGGAATTGATTCAATTCATTCTTGATGGCAAAGCGTCAGCATACCATGCAAAAAATGATCAGAAAGCATCTGTATCTTCAACCGAAAAATCAAGTTTAGGCGGTGCTTTCTACAAACACCTTATGGGTGGGGTTTCTCAAATGCTACCATTTGTTATTGGTGGTGGTATTATGATTGCTATTGCCTTCTTGTTAGACAACATGTTAGGTGTTCCAAAAGACCAGTTGAGTAACCTTGGTTCTTACCATGAAATGGCTGCTATTTTTATGAAAATTGGTGGAGCGGCCTTCTCATTTATGCTTCCAGTATTAGCTGGTTATATTGCCTATTCAATTGCAGAAAAACCTGGATTGGTTGCTGGATTTGTAGCAGGAGCTATTGCATCTAGTGGTTTAGCTTTTGGTAAAGTACCATTTGCTTCTGGTGGTGAAGCAAGCTTGGCCTTAGCGGGTGTTCCTTCAGGGTTCTTAGGTGCCTTAGTTGGTGGTTTCCTAGCAGGTGGTGTCATTCTTGCTCTTCGTAAAGCCTTATCAGGTTTACCACGCTCACTTGAAGGTGTTAAATCAATTCTCTTATATCCATTGCTTGGAGTATTGTTAACTGGATTCCTAATGCTATTTATTAATATCCCAATGGCTGCAATTAATACAGCTCTTAACAATTTCTTACAAGGACTTTCTGGTAGCTCAGCAGTACTTATGGGACTGTTAGTTGGTGGTATGATGGCTGTGGACATGGGTGGTCCAGTTAACAAGGCAGCCTATGTCTTTGGTACGGGTACACTTGCAGCTACAGTAGCACATGGTGGTTCAGTAGTTATGGCTGCTGTTATGGCTGGTGGCATGGTTCCACCATTAGCAGTATTTGTGGCAACCCTACTATTTAAAGATAAATTTACAAAAGAAGAACGTGAATCTGGATTAACGAACATTGTTATGGGTCTATCTTTCATTACTGAAGGAGCAATTCCGTTCGGTGCTGCTGACCCAGCGCGTGCAATCCCTAGTTTCATTGCAGGTTCTGCCTTAACTGGTGCCTTAGTTGGTTTATCAGGAATTAAATTAATGGCTCCTCACGGTGGTATCTTCGTTATCGCTTTGACAAGTAATCCACTTTTATACTTAGTCTTTATCGCTATTGGTGCGATTGTCTCAGGTGTATTATTTGGAGCTTTACGTAAAAAACTATAATCATATATTCTGAGTATTCAAACTAGAATCTGAAAGGATTCTAGTTTTTTGTTATAATAGAAGAAATAATAAGATGGGAATGAAAGACTAGTGGCTAAAAACTATCGCAAGAAAGTAAGACGAAAACCAAAATCCAGTAAGACTTTTGAAAATAGTATCATTTCCTGGATATTATTGTCTCTCATCATAAGCGTCATCAGCCTTAAGTATTATCAGCGTCAACTCATTTCCTATCACGGAAACGAGAGCATTCAATTTATTGGAAAAGTATCACATTCGGCACAAAAGGTTGCTCAGCAAAAAGATCTCTATAGCTCTGTCA
This window encodes:
- a CDS encoding DeoR/GlpR family DNA-binding transcription regulator — translated: MMERITKENYVALDDLMIMLDSSESTVRRDLDELEMENKLHRVHGGAELSHSLQEELSNKEKSVKNSQSKEKIAQKASDYIKDEDIIFIDAGTTTEFLIPKIGQKNITVVTNSIHHASKLVDMNVKTIIIGGFVKRTTDASIGNVALEQIRRMNFDLAFLGMNGIDAQHLTTPDIEEAVIKEAVLKNAKTTFILADATKIGHVSFIKVAPIDDVVILTEASSSALLKKIKEKAKVIEV
- a CDS encoding 2-dehydropantoate 2-reductase, translating into MLVYIAGSGAMGCRFGYQISKTNNEVILLDNWEDHIKAIQENGLKITGDVEETVKLPIMRPTEATREADLIILFTKAMQLPQMLQDIKGIIGKETKVLCLLNGLGHEDVIRQYIPVHNILMGVTVWTAGLEGPGHAHLQGVGALNLQSMDPENQEAGHQVAELLTEAKLFATYDENVVPNIWRKACVNGTMNSTCALLDCTIGELFASEDGLKMVHEIIHEFVTVGKAEGVELNEEEITKYVMDTSVKAAHHYPSMHQDLVQNHRLTEIDFINGAVNTKGQQLGIDTPYCRLITQLIHAKEDILKIK
- the pfkB gene encoding 1-phosphofructokinase, with amino-acid sequence MIYTVTLNPSIDFIVRIDHLETGSVNRMASDDKFAGGKGINVSRVLQRLGIENTATGFLGGFTGKFIEDNLKAEGVHTQFVSVKDDTRINVKIKSEEETEINGRGPEILDNDLESLKAILSSLSIEDTVVFAGSAPSNIGNQVYNQLIPFVRETGAEVVCDFEGQTLLDSLSYQPLLVKPNNHELEAIFDVTIEGLDDVEKYGRKLLEMGAQNVIISMAGDGALLVTKDSTYFAKPIKGIVKNSVGAGDSMVAGFTGKFVTTKEPVEALKWGVACGTSTAFSDDLATIDFIKETYQKVEVEKR
- a CDS encoding PTS fructose transporter subunit IIABC; translation: MKIQDLLKKDLMLLDLQATSKEAAIDEMISRLVSKNVVSDFDTFKKGIMAREAQTSTGLGDGIAMPHSKNAAVREASVLFAKSNNGVDYESLDGQPTDLFFMIAAPDGANDTHLAALAQLSQYLLKDGFADKLRQATSADEVITAFDATEEKKEEVSTSLGKDFIVAVTACTTGIAHTYMAEEALKKQAAAMGVGIKVETNGASGVANRLTAEDIKNAKGVIIAADKAVEMDRFDGKPLISRPVADGIKKSEELIQFILDGKASAYHAKNDQKASVSSTEKSSLGGAFYKHLMGGVSQMLPFVIGGGIMIAIAFLLDNMLGVPKDQLSNLGSYHEMAAIFMKIGGAAFSFMLPVLAGYIAYSIAEKPGLVAGFVAGAIASSGLAFGKVPFASGGEASLALAGVPSGFLGALVGGFLAGGVILALRKALSGLPRSLEGVKSILLYPLLGVLLTGFLMLFINIPMAAINTALNNFLQGLSGSSAVLMGLLVGGMMAVDMGGPVNKAAYVFGTGTLAATVAHGGSVVMAAVMAGGMVPPLAVFVATLLFKDKFTKEERESGLTNIVMGLSFITEGAIPFGAADPARAIPSFIAGSALTGALVGLSGIKLMAPHGGIFVIALTSNPLLYLVFIAIGAIVSGVLFGALRKKL